The following are encoded in a window of Methanofastidiosum sp. genomic DNA:
- a CDS encoding sulfatase gives MNIIFYVLDSLRVDHLSCYGYERGTSPNIDNLCKDGIVFTNAFAQSTWTKPSAASMLTSMYPSVHKVEYMDSFFNYNLFRLPDFLKLVGYKTYAVSSMGQVSTPMGFNKSFDVFIDLYKESTTNARYKIKDKKLENIIGDKEISLPRSEDINNHLFPFFSEQSKDNFFFIWSIDTHVPFCPPEEFSKFLDPLYSGKIDGTENSIKNIQTELDKKRIIDLYDSEIYYNDFHIGKLIEELKNKKIYDDSLIIITGDHGESFRFEDGNIGHGHIPFDDLVRVPLIIKFPKSQYGGQVISEIIQHIDIMPTILNFLGIDYKDYEFIQGKNILDITKNKSQINLVTYSETRQYRLKDTYYSVRSCNMKYILKENESSFFSNIKELDLNVIIKILRNPIYFFKRKYSVEKEMLFDLERDSFEKVNRFLNYDNPEKIDEFKKLLNIYISNNEMLANKLQEMNEDALMQKVNIDKYMKNQLKILGYL, from the coding sequence ATGAATATAATATTCTATGTTTTAGATTCGTTGAGAGTAGACCATTTATCTTGTTATGGTTATGAAAGAGGTACATCACCTAATATTGACAATTTATGCAAAGATGGGATAGTTTTTACAAATGCCTTTGCACAATCTACATGGACAAAGCCATCAGCAGCATCTATGTTAACTTCAATGTATCCAAGCGTACATAAAGTTGAATATATGGATAGTTTTTTTAATTATAATCTATTCCGATTACCTGATTTTCTTAAACTTGTAGGGTATAAAACTTATGCAGTTTCATCAATGGGTCAAGTATCCACACCTATGGGATTTAATAAGAGTTTTGATGTTTTTATAGATTTATACAAAGAAAGTACAACAAATGCAAGATATAAAATAAAGGATAAGAAATTGGAGAATATAATAGGTGATAAGGAAATCTCATTACCTCGTTCTGAAGATATTAATAATCATTTATTTCCTTTTTTTAGCGAACAATCCAAAGATAATTTCTTTTTTATTTGGTCTATTGATACACACGTGCCTTTTTGCCCTCCAGAAGAATTTAGTAAATTTCTAGACCCTTTATACTCTGGCAAAATCGATGGTACTGAAAATAGTATTAAAAATATTCAAACTGAATTAGATAAAAAAAGAATAATTGACTTATATGATAGCGAAATATATTATAATGACTTTCACATAGGAAAATTAATAGAGGAATTAAAAAATAAAAAAATCTACGATGATTCACTTATTATAATCACAGGAGATCACGGAGAGTCATTTAGATTTGAAGATGGGAATATTGGACATGGCCATATTCCTTTTGATGATTTGGTAAGAGTGCCCCTTATAATTAAATTCCCAAAATCGCAATATGGAGGTCAAGTAATTAGTGAAATAATTCAACATATAGATATTATGCCAACAATTCTTAATTTTTTAGGCATAGATTACAAAGATTATGAGTTTATTCAAGGAAAAAATATTCTAGACATAACAAAGAATAAGAGTCAAATTAATTTAGTAACATATTCTGAAACAAGACAATATCGATTAAAGGATACGTATTATTCAGTAAGGTCCTGTAATATGAAATATATATTAAAAGAAAATGAATCCAGTTTCTTTTCTAACATTAAGGAGCTGGACCTAAATGTTATAATAAAAATCCTCAGGAATCCCATTTATTTTTTCAAAAGAAAATATTCAGTAGAGAAAGAAATGTTATTTGACTTAGAACGAGATTCGTTTGAAAAAGTAAATCGATTTTTAAATTATGATAACCCAGAAAAAATTGATGAATTTAAAAAATTACTCAATATCTATATAAGTAACAATGAAATGTTAGCAAACAAACTACAAGAAATGAACGAAGACGCCTTAATGCAGAAGGTAAATATAGACAAATATATGAAAAATCAACTTAAAATACTTGGGTATTTATAA
- a CDS encoding glycosyltransferase, which translates to MISDQLPYVSIIVVNYNGKHHISEFVESIKNLNYPKSRFELIIADNGSSDGSSNFIKKNYPWIRTIQFEKNYGFAEGNNLTVKYAKGEYIAFINNDTIVEKNWLSEMIKYAMIEQNAIYSSMMLRYDHRDIVVFCGSKLFAWGVPFSPHVYKFDYQLDIKEKIISFYADGCGMLLKKELFTDLGGFDKDYFAYAEDYDFSWKAWLYGYNVYCIPSSKFYHKISSTFGRRSSRGIHLLWRNNITNILKYTEAKNLFKIIFLHLIFSLSVYLALFIPEREYMMIFAIIKSYFSNIKNIRKIYRKRKIIQLNRTVSDYEISKIGIKFSLKESIKQNLKFIKRKKDFERGNMFDKRKKY; encoded by the coding sequence ATGATTAGCGACCAACTTCCATATGTAAGTATTATAGTAGTAAATTATAATGGTAAACATCATATCTCTGAGTTTGTAGAGTCTATAAAAAATCTAAATTATCCTAAATCAAGATTTGAACTTATAATAGCAGATAATGGATCTTCAGATGGATCTTCAAATTTCATTAAAAAAAATTATCCATGGATAAGAACTATACAATTTGAAAAAAATTATGGATTTGCAGAAGGAAACAATTTAACTGTAAAATATGCCAAAGGAGAATACATTGCTTTTATAAATAATGATACAATTGTAGAAAAAAATTGGCTAAGTGAAATGATAAAATATGCAATGATTGAACAAAATGCTATATACAGCAGTATGATGCTTCGTTATGATCATAGAGATATAGTTGTTTTTTGTGGTTCAAAACTATTTGCATGGGGGGTTCCATTTTCTCCACATGTATACAAATTTGATTACCAACTAGACATAAAAGAAAAAATAATTTCTTTTTATGCCGATGGGTGTGGAATGCTATTAAAAAAGGAATTATTTACCGATCTAGGTGGCTTTGATAAAGATTATTTTGCATATGCAGAAGATTATGACTTTAGTTGGAAGGCGTGGCTTTATGGATATAATGTTTATTGTATTCCCTCTTCCAAATTTTATCATAAAATAAGTTCTACTTTTGGTCGACGATCTTCGAGAGGTATACATCTATTATGGAGAAATAATATTACCAACATCCTAAAATATACTGAAGCGAAAAATTTGTTTAAGATAATATTCCTTCACTTAATTTTCTCCCTTAGTGTTTATTTAGCATTATTTATTCCTGAAAGAGAATACATGATGATTTTTGCGATAATAAAATCCTACTTTAGTAATATTAAAAACATAAGAAAAATTTACAGAAAAAGGAAGATTATACAATTAAATCGAACAGTATCGGATTATGAAATCTCAAAAATAGGGATTAAATTTTCATTAAAAGAAAGTATAAAACAAAATCTAAAATTTATTAAAAGAAAAAAAGATTTTGAAAGGGGAAATATGTTTGATAAAAGAAAAAAATATTAG